TTGAGCCCGCCAGGAGCCCGGCCATGGTGTTTAGGGATGCCGGCATCCCCGACAAGCCAAGGCCCGACATCTGGCTGACGGCCGGTGACCCCGTAATGCCACCTTTACCAAGGCCCAAGCCCAACCCAAGCCCCAAGCTGGAGGACGGTGACGGCCTTGACGGAGCATGCAACTGGGCGTTGGGCGTGAGTGGGGGGAGGGCTATGCTAGAGTTGGCGGGTGAGGAAGCGGAGGGGCTGGGGAGGAGGATGTTGTTCGAAGGGTTGGAGTTGGAGGAGATGACTGAGTTTCTGGCCTGCTGGGTATGGTAATGCTGCTGCAGTTGGGTAGCGTCTCTGTAGCTGCCAGAGTTGGAGAGGAGACCTCCCATGTTGCCCAGGAGGCTGTTGCCCCCAGTGACAGGCAGGCCAACCCCGGCGATGGTCGCCAGCGAGGATGAGGAGGCTCCCGAGGAGGcagaagatgaagaggaggaggatgaagaggaggaggacaacgACGAAGAGGGGTTGCCGTTCTTGATAGGAGACTGAAATTTTATAAAAGGCATTACTTCAAAACCACTCCTGGTGCAGCACAGCTGAAAATATATAGATGGGAAGTTGTGACATTTTTAAGACCATAGACCCAAATCAATGCAAGTGACTCATACACAGCACTGTTAACATTGGAATTCATCACACCTGACCGACTTCACTGTCTGTCGAACGTCCCCTTTTCTTGTCATCTTCAGAGTTCTCCTGGGGTGAAAACAAAGAAATAGCTCCTATAAGCACTCAGCCACAAACATCTGTTCTAATTCAACGCAACACATGTTGTATCGAATGCAAACCCTATGTTTTGTACCAAAATCCATACAAGTGCTGTTCATATTAAGGCTCAACACAAACTTCAAATCAAACGTCAACATCATAATCCTCTCGCTTTCATCCTCGTTGCTCCAAACCCCCCTCTGATCTGAGAGCGAGGGACCACTGAGCACCCACTCCAACCCAGGAACattcaacattcacaagaccTAATTACAGAATGAGTGGGTGGTTCTAAAGAATGGGAGAGCAAGTAGGGGATACAATGGAGGCTGTAGAGTGAGAAGTAGCGGGGCGTTCCCTCACCGTAGTGTAAGTTGCGGACGAGGGAGGGATGGGCGAGGAGGAAGTGGTGGAGGTAGGCGTGCCGCTGGAGATCTGATGGAAGAGATCGTCGTCCAGGAGCGATTGGCCCGGCGGGGACGTGGCCACCAGCGACCCGGCTAGAGAGACAAGAGATGGatggggggagacagagggagaggtagctACATAAAAACAAAAAGTTGCATATGGAAAAAGTTAAGTGGGCAGTTATACAGAGACAACAGGAACAGAAATGATAGAATTTACAGCATTGTAATAACCAAgctatgcagacaattacattgatagaagccacaatcaCCAATATCAAAGCTGATCTATgcacagttttttttatttttataaccaAACTATCATCCATTTGAGGCTATACATACTCCACATGCGGTCTAAGATATGCAGTACAAATGCAATATTCAGGAATAAACACACAAGTCGTGATGTCTCGACACAGTATCGATACTTCCGATACTCCATGGTTCTTTAAGGACCCGGCTCAAGGGAAAACAATGTGTGCCATAGTGTGGGAAATAAACAAATGTTGGAACTTTGGGTGACCGTTTCCAACGTCAGGATTGTTTCCTCAGGAAATTCAGCCTGCTTCATGCTGTGTTTCCATTGCCGTGATACTCTGTCGTATCGGTAGCACGATACTGCGTATCGCCACAACACCACCGCGAAGCAGCACTTACGGAGCTCCTCCAGATCCAGGTCGTCGTAGAGGAACTCGTTCTCCTCGAAGTCGGGGTCCTGCGACGAGTCCATGTAGTACTCCACGTCGTCCTTGATCTTGCGGATGGAGTCCACCGGCAAGGTGTCGTTGTCCAGCATGCGCAGGATGGTCTCCAGCATCCGGATGTGGTACCGGTGCTTCTCGATGAAGCGCTTCAGCTCTTCGATACGGTCCTGTTTCTATAGCAGAGATGCGCGTGTAAGTTGATGCTTAAAGCTCACTGTATGTTCGGGCTAACAATCTCAAATGTGCTATATGTGTAGAGGCATGAAAGTGGAACACATAAATGGTAAAGTAGATGGTACCTACTTTACATTTTGGTGCATTGGGTAATGCAGCGTGCCgagaaaataaagagagagacatacaggataAGAGATGAATTTAAGAGTTAGAACGACAGCATCTGAAGAGAAAAGATTCAAGTAGTACGGAaggaaacagggagagaaggaggaagataTGGAGAAGATAGCCATATGGCGTGGCAAAAAGACGATTGACCTCTTTGTCTCCCTTCTTCTTTCGAGTCTGGACTGAGAGGGACTCCACTTCGCTCTCAAACTGGTCCACCTGCATGTTCAGAGTGTCTATTGTATTCTGATGGGcgacaggggagagacacagaggtcaTTCATGATTTACACCAACACAACAGCCATAATCACACCACAACCACAAACTGTGTGGACCACACTTCATAATAACCTATTTCATAGGGGAAACTATTAGGgccgggacgataccagtattgcgatactcgttagtatcgtggcaaggaaacaaaacacgaagCAGATTTAACGCGAAGCAGATTTCCATGGAAGAAAAATGTGCGATATTGGTATCGTCCCAGCACTAGAAACTATGCAGTAAAACAAAGAAATCTACTTTGAAAGGCCAAGCATGCATGATGAAATCTCTAAGTCATTATTGTCACGTCATCAGACCACATTATTGAAATGTGCTCATGTGTGAAACAAATTCCCTTTGGGGTAAAGGTTTTCAATCAAAAGTAGTGCTCACCGTTAGCCAATTGCcgacctcctctttctccctttgGGCCGGGTCCACCTTCTGTGCCAGGCCCAGCCCCTCCTTCGAGTACGCCTTTGTCTTGGTCTCTCGCTCCACGATCTTGAACCGCTCCATTTGCTAAAGGGGGAGAGAGCAGGAATTGGTTTATAAATCACTACAGGTGACAGGTTTTTTTTGACCATATGCTAGCTATTCCAGAGCCAAAAACGCTTGGCTTGTGAAAGCCGACGTTTCCAAATGCTCATGTCAAATCATTGGACTAGTTGCCAATCAATGAAGGGTCATATAAGGGCATTAGGACGCGCCataacaaaacatttcaaaaatgTTTTTCAACGGTAAACGAAAGGGagtttttaaaattatttttatttaaaatcGGTCCCCACGAGCATCCCAGCAGCACCTTTGTACATAAGATTGTAGGTCCCCCTGTGTTAATCTGTTAACGGCATAACAAGAAGCTAAATTAAAGCACCGGCATGAGGCCTGTGAATGCTTAGCAGAGCGGTGAGTATATGCTAAATGCTTTTTAGTGCTGATGTGGCTAATTGTTCTCCTGAGAGGGGGGGTCCAGGTTGTGGATGGAGTCTCCACCGGGGTTTTTATTCCGCCTCCGCACTGGCGTGGACTGCTGAATCTTTGATCAGAGTAGGGCTCTGCAGACCTGAAACCTAAAGGCTGCGTCCTAAATTATACCCTATTGCCATATGGGACATAGCCTAAGTAGCAAGCTGCCAGGTGTTGCCAAATTAATGGTAGACCTACCAATTATTAGTTATAGTGATTTTACTGATTTTATAGTGATTTTACTGATATCAATTGTTTCTGAATTAAGTGGTTAAAACTTGGTAACGGAATTATCCCAAAATCAGTAACGGAattgttatgttcagctcataagtTCTTTGTCTTTCTGTTTGGTGGTCAAACCAAGAGTTTTAAAACAGTCTaactcctcaccctctctcactctacagcTTAAAGTTACCTCTCCCAactcttactgacacctacccatgagcTCCCTCTTTCCGTTTACTTTGACCAGAatcctcacccactgagcaccGACCAACACCGGGTGTCTATGGGCATTGAAAAGTAGTTGAAATTTGTTCGCGCCCAGGCTCGAAGGTCGGTCGCGACccggaggtccgtggggcgacacacaattggcctagcgtcatccgggtcagggagggtttggccggtggggATATCCTCGTCTCATCgcacactagcaactcctgtggcgggccgggcgcagtgcgcgctaaccaggtcgccaggtgcacggtgtttcctccgacatattggtgcagctggcttctgtgttggatgcgcgctgtgttaagaagcagtgcggcttggttgggttgtgtttcggaggaagcatggctttcgaccttcgtctctctcgAGCCCGtaggggagttgtagcgatgagacaagatagtaactactaacaattggatatcacgaaattgaggagaaaagggggtactttacaacaacaaaaaagtagtTGAAATTTGATCAGTCCACCCTGGCCTTGACGTCTACAGACGGACCGGACTGGGCCAAATCTGAACATATCAAAGACCCATGTTTTACAAGTTCAGACAGTATAGTACAGCGAGTACAGTACAATTAatacagtaaagaaaagtagtgtacagtagattgtactgaactgtactctgctgcgatgtccaaacttgtgaaacatgagaatatccataattatgcatttccgTGTTGTACAGATATGGGACCTATGATGTAATTCCATTGCCGGGTGTAAAGCCatttcacttactgtagttcaataacaaaaatgtatttttcaaaACTCAAGATACTATGCCATAGCTGACActccattctttctgcagacatatTTGAATCTTAATTCGGAGCAGATATGATTTTTTTGATTTTAACCGTGAATCCATTAAAGTTTGCATGCTGACTCTTCTTCCACTAAATTAGTTTATGTACATCTTTCTGTGGAATATGTTGAAAGTAGTCCTTGTAAATAGAGGTGTATGCTTTGTTAAACTTGGAAATCAAATGGGTTTTgcttggcatacattttaagtgGCAAAAAAACTGAGTCAAAGTGCAATTTCATTATGTTGAATTGCCCTTAGCTAAGAACAGTGCCACAGGTGTGAAAAGCAGATGATTAAAGAACTGCAGTAGACTCAATATAGACCAGGGGTCTGCAGCAGGTGGTTATGGCCCGCGAGTGATATTTATCTGGCCTTGCAAAGCAAAAATGTTGTTACATTAACTAAATCTGTATTCCCACAAAAAAAAGATGTGATCATGTCGCAAGGTatgaaattattgttattttaaaatattttcgGGCATAGTTGGTCAATTTTCAGTGTACAAACCGACCAACCGCTCCAACAAAAATCCcccggctgaatctagttgcctacATCTGATTTGAACCTTACTGCTAACAGATAATGGTATTCACAATGAACATGGCTTTGACATGAATACTAACAAAAGATAATACTAGCAAAAGTCACCACTGTTTGTTTCTGCATTTGTATTGGCCAACACCACAATAAAAAGAGTCACATCTTGATATCCAAGTGTCTTTTTCACCATTATCTTATGTATTTTTGGCTTGGTAGCACCACGTTTCAGGTCAACCAAAACCACACAGATGCTCACACTTAGATACGAGACCCTCGATAACAACCCTATTAAGATCCATAAGACTAAGATGACACATCCATCTCATTGTGTTAGCAGGTGCTGTTGTTGAAGCAGGTGCTGTTGTCGAAGCAGGTGCTGTTGTCGGAATAACCTCAGTGCACTATGTGGCTTGGTAAGCCCTACTAACCACAGGTGTTTATACCAATTGTTTCTTCACTATGTGGCTAATGAACATGTCCCACACACTCACCGTCTCAATCAGTTTGCGATTCTCCACTAGCTGCCTTTTGTCTTTAATCTCGTTGGAGGCCACCCACGTCTTGATCTGGTCTCGAAGACGCTGGGAGATGAAGGTGAAGGAGAGGAACAAATGGAGAAAGAAAAATAAGTTCTCTTAGTGAAGGCATGCGGTGGCTTGCCCTGAAGTCAAGTatggttgacacacacacacacgtaagcaaGCTTGGCTTGGGGTAGGATATGTCCACAATGTAACACATGGAcaagttaaaaaaacaaacaaaaatgcacACAGACACTTTCACTTGGTTTTCAGGACAGCTGACCCTCCTATTTAAATCATCAGCACATAGATGCCCTCTCGAACATGAACACACACCCCTACCTGTGGTCAGGCGGAACCATATAACACTGGTAAACAAACATTTGAGGAACATCCCAAAACCATGTGCCCTCAAGCCACATAACAGTTAAGAGTCATAGGGTTGTCGGTGTCCCACCTGTAGTTTTTTAATCTCTTTCTTGAGGTCTGCTTCATACTTCTCCTTCTGGTTAGCGTTGGCTGCATTGTGAAGCTGTGTTTTGGAGGGGTACAGTCATAGAGTACACTCAGACAATCAGTATCTTTTCCCAAACATGTTTCATATAGtctttgtaaacaaagtaaaccATGTAGCCTATAGCTTCAAAATGTGTCTAAAACTAGCGTATCATGGACTGTCAGTCCTAGCAACCATAGCTCAGTCTCCGCCTAGAAATTTGAGTGACATTCATTCCCTCCAGTTCCATCCCTCAACTTTCCACCAAACCAAGTGCAAATGGGCCAAAACGCAAACTCGGGAGTGTGCCTTTAAACCTTGTTCTTCTTTGGCTATACAGAACACACTAACAATatgtctcctctctatccccacgGCCGTGAATAGGAAAGGCTACAACCCCACCAAACAAATGCGGTATCGAAAACCCCTGCATATACAACGGACGTTAAACGTTAATAATTTGGTGGACCTTTCTAAAGTCAGCACAAAACGTTCCAACAACCAACTTGTCATGGTGGTAGCACTTAACATgcatatagtgccttcagaaggtattcacacccctagactttttccacattttgttgtgcttacagcctgaatttaaaaaaggattaaaattggcctacacacaataccccatagttttttttacaaattaattaaaaatgaaaagctgaaatgtcttgcgtCAATAAGTATCCTTTGTTgttgcaagcctaaataagttcaggagtaaaaatgtgcttaacaagtcacaataGGTTGCATGGACTTactttgtgtgcaataatagtgttgaacatgattttttgaatgactacctcatctctgtaccccacacatacagataattgtaaggttcctcagtcaagtactgaatttcaagcacagattcaagcACAAACCtcagaggttttccaatgcctcgcaaattAGGGCATCTATTGGAAGATGGGTAAGGGGGGAaaaagcagatattgaatatccctttgagcatggtgaagttaatacacctcggatggtgtatcaatacacctagtcactacaaaagatacaggcgtccttccgaACTCGTTTTCCGTAGAGGAAGAaagccgctcagggatttcaccatgtggccaatggtgactttaaaacagtttgagtttaatggttgtgaaaggagaaaactgaggatggagcaagaacattgtagttattccacaatactaacctaattgacagagtgaaaaggaagcctgtacagaatattttcttctccaaaacatgcatcttgtttgcaacaagccactaaagtaatactgcaagaaTTGTGTAAAGCAATTAACTTttggtcctgaatacaaagtgttatgtttgggatgaatacaacacattaccgactaccactctctatattttcaagcctagtggtggctgcatcacgttatgggtatgcttgtaattattaaggactggggagtttcaggataaaaaagaaaaggAATAGAGAAGCGCAagcaaaattctagaggaaaacaTACAGcggaagtcagaagtttacatacaccttagccaaatacatttaaactcagttattcacaattcctgacatttagtcttagtaaaaattccctgtcttcggtcagttcagatcaccactttattttaagaatgtgaaatgtcagaataatagtagagtgatttatttcagctcttatttctttcatcacattcccagtgagtcagaagtttacataaacaatttaaaggcaatgctaacaaagtGTAACTTActgtcaaacgtttcaggtagccttccacaagcctcccacaataagttgggggaattttagcccattcctcctgacagagctggtgttaccgagtcaggtttgtaggcaagcatcccctttttcctccaaacataacgatggtcattgtggccaaacagttatattttagtttcatcagaccagcggacatttcttcaaaaagtacaatcttggtctccatgtgcagttgaaaaccgtagtctggcattttaatggcggttttggagcagtggcttcttccttgctgagaggcctttcaggttatgtcgatataggactctttttaccgtggatatagatacttttgtacccgtttcctccagcatcttcacaaagtcctttgctgttgtcctgggattgatttgcacttttctcaccaaagtacgttcatctctaggagacagaatgcgtctccttcctgagcgatatggcggctgcgtggtcccatggtgtttatacttgcatactactgtttctacagattaacgtggtaccttcaggcgtttggaaatttcctccaatgatgaaccagacttgtggaggactacaatttgggccttgaaatacatccacaggtacacctccgattGACACAGGCTCCTTGACATAATTtgacagaagcttctaaagccatgacatcattttctggaattttccaagccatttaaaggcacagtcaatttagtgtatgtaaacttcggacccactggaattgtgatacagtgaattataagtgaaataatctgtctaaacaattgttggaaaattacttgtcatgcacaaagtaatgtcctaaccgacttgccaaaactatagtttgttaacaagaaatttgtggagtggttgaaaaacaagttttaatgactccaacgtaagtgtatgtaaacttccgacttcaactgtaggtcagtctgctttccaccagacactgtgagacgaattcacctttcagcaagacaataacctaaaacacagggccaaatttacactggagttgcttaccaagaagacagtgaatgttccggAGTGGGCGAGTTACAGGATTtacttaaatctatggcaagacccgaaaatggttgtctagcgatGATCAACAACCGATTTGACAGAGCtagaagaattttgaaaataataaaatgggcaaatgttgcacaatccaggtgtgtggaaagctcttagagacttacccagaaatactcacagctgtaatcactgccaaaggtgcttctacaaagtattgactaaggggtgtgaatacttacgtaaatgtatatttctgcatttcatttgaaataaatgtgcaaataaaacacgttttcactttgccattatggggtattgtgtgtagacaggGTGAGAAAGAAacctacatttaatccattttgagtTCAGGCTGGATGAACCCACCACCCTCCCTGCATGTTACCTTTTGCCAAATGTCTTCAAACTGTTCCACGCCTTCCGTTACTTTTTTCAAACATCGATCTATTTCACCTGGGGAAGGGCATAGAATAACAGGGAGGTTTGGGAAAGAGacgtgctttaaaaaaaaaaataatcatcCTTCAACACGCATCACATCAGGATGAATAATGTAAAGTCAAAATGCAGAGCTCTCCCTTTCCCCATAAGCAGCACTGCTTTTACAACTGTGTCTGGCAAGCCTTATCAAAGATACATGCAGTAAAACCTAAATGTGTCACCACAAACCTGTTTAAAAATGAAACACCACGGGCACTGGCAACCGGGTACGGTATATAGTCTTAATTTAAGAAGGTTGCCTCTACAGACTAAGTCTGACTTTGGCCTTGTGCAGCCTTGCTCCTAAATGTTGCTTCTGGCTTCTTATTTTTGGTATCACAGGTCACAACACTTTTCAGTAAGAAGAGTGCAGCACTTCTCTTATTGCGATCACATCCGTGCAGGACAATTTGACAATCTCTACATCATGAATGGATAGAGAAATTAAAGTGACATTTCATCTGTTGGATAGACATGCTTCATAGAGAAAAGGGAGGGAATATAGTGATGGACTGGGTGGTGGATCATTGGCAGGGGTAACCATCTGGTCAACCATTTGGTAACCTCACCTTGAAGTTTCCTTTTATCAGCCATGACTGTTGACTAGGATGCTGTCTTCATGCCTTCTTTCACTGTAGAGAAAAATAACAGGTGTGATAACCGTAATCTCCGGCAACCTTTTTACGCTACATTACTTTTTCATAGCATTTTAGCTTGGCAGCCAAGTTCAGTGGAGTCAGCAGTGTGAAATcatgggttgtattcattacagcacAGGCACATcatagcaaaacgtttagcaaacAGAAAACAGCAAACAGAAAATGAAAACGAGTttgttattggacaagttcaggtagttgCTGCCTGTTTCAGTTCGCTTTCTACGACTTGATGCCGAATGTTTCTCACAGCTTGATGTGATGAAGATGTATCGTGAGAGCATGCACGGTGCAGGTACATGGTTTTCACATTAAGCTACCACTTCAAAAGTGCCAGCATGCAAAAAAAATGTTTGGATTCATTTCTAAATGGTACAATATTACACTTTCATCTCAAGTTAATTACATTAAAAAGCATTTTGAACAAGACATACTCAACTCTCTAATTTACTACGCTGGAGGCATCACCATTACATTAGTTAAatacttaaataaaggtaagttaaataaataaaaaaatacattgtaTCATAAAGTGTCTTGTAGTTATTAAGGAGTAGTGGATAGACCATAGTTGACAGTCTGACTTGTTGACCTCTCACACACAGTCAATTCCTGGTAGAATGGTGCATGTAATTGGTTTTAGACATGGTTCATTCAACAAGGCATTTCTGACCATTCTGGGAATGACTTTAAGGGGGGCATCACAGAATCATTGATATTTAAAGTACTGTAAAGAACTAGCATGTAGCTTTGAATTTAGAAATGTTTTAAAAACTCAATGTCTCAACATAAATAAACATTGACCATGTTTCTTGAGGAaatgtcagtggtgtaaagtatatCAGTAAAcatactttcaagtactacttaagtctttTTGTGGTATCcgtacttcactatttatatttttgaaaatctttacttttacttcactacattcctaaagaaaagtatttactttttactccatatattttccctgacacccaaaagtactcgttttgaatgcttagcaggacaggaaaatctaattcacacacttatcaagagaacatccctggtcaacccgactgcctctgatctggcagactcactaaacacatgcttaatTTGTAgcctctggctatctgtaaatacaaaAATGTGTTCATCTGTACttctacatttacttttgatacttaagtatattcaaAACCAAATACTCAAG
Above is a genomic segment from Oncorhynchus masou masou isolate Uvic2021 chromosome 12, UVic_Omas_1.1, whole genome shotgun sequence containing:
- the LOC135550017 gene encoding CCR4-NOT transcription complex subunit 3-like isoform X3 — encoded protein: MADKRKLQGEIDRCLKKVTEGVEQFEDIWQKLHNAANANQKEKYEADLKKEIKKLQRLRDQIKTWVASNEIKDKRQLVENRKLIETQMERFKIVERETKTKAYSKEGLGLAQKVDPAQREKEEVGNWLTNTIDTLNMQVDQFESEVESLSVQTRKKKGDKEKQDRIEELKRFIEKHRYHIRMLETILRMLDNDTLPVDSIRKIKDDVEYYMDSSQDPDFEENEFLYDDLDLEELPGSLVATSPPGQSLLDDDLFHQISSGTPTSTTSSSPIPPSSATYTTENSEDDKKRGRSTDSEVGQSPIKNGNPSSSLSSSSSSSSSSSSASSGASSSSLATIAGVGLPVTGGNSLLGNMGGLLSNSGSYRDATQLQQHYHTQQARNSVISSNSNPSNNILLPSPSASSPANSSIALPPLTPNAQLHAPSRPSPSSSLGLGLGLGLGKGGITGSPAVSQMSGLGLSGMPASLNTMAGLLAGSTSAPYATAAAGSGTIGSPLAGKSVSSSSPNSSTVGPVGGNTVSDRSTGLLGSAPCAIGVSGGILSLSGLGSGQLAVQGPPLVASSPIGGLSPGSSLGAIGSIGGNSGSGAPSSSVGMGGGSTAITRPPSGQKQNGSTSYSAVVADSTPDSALNSASQLQSSQPSSLTSTTNQPKDSGPSLLGPMILPTSSPSPSYSESKLPGSGMLNGPLSYTQTSDSKPQEPLSTLKSMAERAALGSGMEGEMLPLHLTTDIFPSTTLPPGPPSAPQQPSLSEVSIPPSLGVCPLGPVPLSKDQLYQQAMQESAWTHMPHPSDSERIRQYLMRNPCPTLPFHHQVPPPHSDSVEFYQRLSTETLFFIFYYLEGTKAQYLAAKALKKQSWRFHTKYMMWFQRHEEPKTITDEFEQGTYIYFDYEKWGQRKKEGFTFEYRYLEDRDLQ
- the LOC135550017 gene encoding CCR4-NOT transcription complex subunit 3-like isoform X2 — its product is MADKRKLQGEIDRCLKKVTEGVEQFEDIWQKLHNAANANQKEKYEADLKKEIKKLQRLRDQIKTWVASNEIKDKRQLVENRKLIETQMERFKIVERETKTKAYSKEGLGLAQKVDPAQREKEEVGNWLTNTIDTLNMQVDQFESEVESLSVQTRKKKGDKEKQDRIEELKRFIEKHRYHIRMLETILRMLDNDTLPVDSIRKIKDDVEYYMDSSQDPDFEENEFLYDDLDLEELPTSPSVSPHPSLVSLAGSLVATSPPGQSLLDDDLFHQISSGTPTSTTSSSPIPPSSATYTTENSEDDKKRGRSTDSEVGQSPIKNGNPSSSLSSSSSSSSSSSSASSGASSSSLATIAGVGLPVTGGNSLLGNMGGLLSNSGSYRDATQLQQHYHTQQARNSVISSNSNPSNNILLPSPSASSPANSSIALPPLTPNAQLHAPSRPSPSSSLGLGLGLGLGKGGITGSPAVSQMSGLGLSGMPASLNTMAGLLAGSTSAPYATAAAGSGTIGSPLAGKSVSSSSPNSSTVGPVGGNTVSDRSTGLLGSAPCAIGVSGGILSLSGLGSGQLAVQGPPLVASSPIGGLSPGSSLGAIGSIGGNSGSGAPSSSVGMGGGSTAITRPPSGQKQNGSTSYSAVVADSTPDSALNSASQLQSSQPSSLTSTTNQPKDSGPSLLGPMILPTSSPSPSYSESKLPGSGMLNGPLSYTQTSDSKPQEPLSTLKSMAERAALGSGMEGEMLPLHLTTDIFPSTTLPPGPPSAPQQPSLSEVSIPPSLGVCPLGPVPLSKDQLYQQAMQESAWTHMPHPSDSERIRQYLMRNPCPTLPFHHQVPPPHSDSVEFYQRLSTETLFFIFYYLEGTKAQYLAAKALKKQSWRFHTKYMMWFQRHEEPKTITDEFEQGTYIYFDYEKWGQRKKEGFTFEYRYLEDRDLQ
- the LOC135550017 gene encoding CCR4-NOT transcription complex subunit 3-like isoform X1; protein product: MADKRKLQGEIDRCLKKVTEGVEQFEDIWQKLHNAANANQKEKYEADLKKEIKKLQRLRDQIKTWVASNEIKDKRQLVENRKLIETQMERFKIVERETKTKAYSKEGLGLAQKVDPAQREKEEVGNWLTNTIDTLNMQVDQFESEVESLSVQTRKKKGDKEKQDRIEELKRFIEKHRYHIRMLETILRMLDNDTLPVDSIRKIKDDVEYYMDSSQDPDFEENEFLYDDLDLEELPTSPSVSPHPSLVSLAGSLVATSPPGQSLLDDDLFHQISSGTPTSTTSSSPIPPSSATYTTENSEDDKKRGRSTDSEVGQLCCTRSGFEVMPFIKFQSPIKNGNPSSSLSSSSSSSSSSSSASSGASSSSLATIAGVGLPVTGGNSLLGNMGGLLSNSGSYRDATQLQQHYHTQQARNSVISSNSNPSNNILLPSPSASSPANSSIALPPLTPNAQLHAPSRPSPSSSLGLGLGLGLGKGGITGSPAVSQMSGLGLSGMPASLNTMAGLLAGSTSAPYATAAAGSGTIGSPLAGKSVSSSSPNSSTVGPVGGNTVSDRSTGLLGSAPCAIGVSGGILSLSGLGSGQLAVQGPPLVASSPIGGLSPGSSLGAIGSIGGNSGSGAPSSSVGMGGGSTAITRPPSGQKQNGSTSYSAVVADSTPDSALNSASQLQSSQPSSLTSTTNQPKDSGPSLLGPMILPTSSPSPSYSESKLPGSGMLNGPLSYTQTSDSKPQEPLSTLKSMAERAALGSGMEGEMLPLHLTTDIFPSTTLPPGPPSAPQQPSLSEVSIPPSLGVCPLGPVPLSKDQLYQQAMQESAWTHMPHPSDSERIRQYLMRNPCPTLPFHHQVPPPHSDSVEFYQRLSTETLFFIFYYLEGTKAQYLAAKALKKQSWRFHTKYMMWFQRHEEPKTITDEFEQGTYIYFDYEKWGQRKKEGFTFEYRYLEDRDLQ